The following are from one region of the Methyloprofundus sedimenti genome:
- the moeA gene encoding molybdopterin molybdotransferase MoeA gives MINTKTNCADINESGLLPVDQAKNTILAAMPVLQDSLQIPIEQAKGRCLAEAIISPVQVPGHTNSAVDGYAMHSCDLPGKGTQASLKIQATILAGQLYSENCPTGYCLRIMTGAPIPIGLDTVIMQEHCQISDTAILIDDRHSKGQNVRQAGEDIQLGTTVLHQGKLLCPADIGLLASLGITEIKVKRKLRIAIASTGNEIYSIASVVPDGGLYDSNRYCLLAALDRPDIEIINLGIIQDNETELLQRFNEAADYADIIISTGGVSVGEADFTKAALKASGDITFWKVAIKPGRPIAFGKIKQSVFFGLPGNPVAVLITLYQFVLPALEKMLGITDKPIAPLIKARSLQSIRKKPGRTEIQRGIVSQTDTGEFRVKTTGKQGSGILSSISMANAFIILQHDQDKVEQGDWVDVQLFSGLF, from the coding sequence ATGATTAATACAAAAACGAACTGCGCAGATATTAATGAATCCGGCTTGCTACCTGTAGATCAGGCAAAAAATACTATATTGGCAGCTATGCCTGTTTTACAAGATAGCCTGCAAATACCTATTGAACAGGCAAAAGGACGTTGTTTGGCTGAAGCTATTATTAGCCCGGTTCAGGTTCCTGGACATACGAATTCAGCGGTAGATGGCTACGCAATGCATAGTTGTGATTTACCGGGTAAAGGCACTCAAGCAAGCCTCAAAATTCAGGCCACAATTCTGGCGGGGCAACTGTACAGCGAAAACTGCCCCACTGGATATTGCCTGCGTATTATGACCGGTGCGCCCATTCCTATTGGTCTGGATACTGTTATTATGCAGGAGCATTGCCAGATTTCAGACACTGCTATTCTGATTGATGACCGACATAGCAAGGGACAAAACGTACGCCAGGCAGGAGAGGATATACAGCTGGGCACGACTGTATTACACCAGGGTAAATTGTTATGCCCTGCCGATATTGGTTTACTTGCCTCTTTAGGTATCACTGAAATTAAGGTTAAACGTAAATTGCGCATTGCCATTGCTTCAACCGGTAATGAAATTTACAGTATCGCTTCAGTTGTTCCTGATGGTGGACTTTATGATAGCAATCGCTACTGTCTGCTTGCTGCGCTGGATCGCCCTGATATAGAAATAATTAATCTAGGCATTATCCAGGATAACGAAACTGAATTATTACAACGTTTTAATGAGGCCGCTGATTACGCTGATATTATTATTTCCACTGGAGGAGTGTCTGTAGGAGAAGCCGATTTTACTAAAGCGGCACTCAAAGCCAGTGGAGATATAACTTTTTGGAAAGTAGCCATTAAACCCGGTCGCCCTATCGCCTTTGGCAAGATTAAACAAAGTGTTTTCTTCGGTTTACCTGGCAACCCCGTCGCAGTGTTGATTACTCTCTATCAATTTGTTCTTCCTGCACTGGAAAAGATGCTCGGCATCACCGATAAACCGATAGCTCCACTTATAAAAGCGCGCAGTCTGCAATCTATACGTAAGAAACCCGGTCGGACTGAAATTCAGCGTGGCATAGTCAGCCAGACTGATACAGGAGAATTTCGGGTCAAAACGACCGGCAAGCAAGGATCTGGTATTTTGAGTTCAATCAGTATGGCGAATGCTTTTATTATTTTACAACATGATCAAGACAAAGTTGAACAAGGTGACTGGGTTGATGTGCAATTGTTTTCGGGTTTGTTTTAG
- a CDS encoding SulP family inorganic anion transporter encodes MIHKHLNYYKVYVKKDISAGLVVFLVSLPLCLGIALASGAPLFSGLIAGLIGGLIVSWLSGSQLSVSGPAAGLTVIVFNAIEQLGSYAGFLISVVVAGVIQLILGYLRAGVIGAFFPSAVIKGMLAAIGLILIIKQLPHAVGYDKQFEGAESYMDETATESFQDIFDALASISLGATVITLGALLILFIWDTRFLKRFRLFQYIPAQLVAVLWGIGFNAATLKWFPGFAVFDKHLVSLPITESLSDFIGLFTLPDFSFLSQPDVYTIAITLAIIGSLETLLSLEAVDKLDPLKRIAPTNRELKAQGIGNMLSGLIGGLPITAVIVRSSANINAGGRTRIASFVHGVFLLLSILFITRILNMIPLACLAAILLQTGYKLAKPQLFIAVFNQGWNQFLPFVITVIAILSTDLLQGVVVGIVIGMIFVLKSNYHQSITLHHEEQHYTLTLHKDVSFLNKALLRKLLNKVEENSALIIDASKAQFIDHDIQETLEDFIKASADDNITVEVYGFSKKQLAARS; translated from the coding sequence GTGATTCATAAACACCTCAATTACTATAAAGTTTATGTAAAAAAGGATATATCGGCTGGTTTAGTGGTTTTTTTAGTTTCCTTGCCCTTATGTCTGGGTATTGCCCTGGCATCTGGAGCTCCACTTTTCTCTGGCTTGATTGCCGGATTAATTGGCGGTCTTATTGTTTCCTGGTTGAGTGGTTCGCAATTAAGCGTTTCTGGCCCTGCTGCTGGTTTAACGGTCATTGTATTCAATGCTATCGAACAACTTGGCAGTTATGCAGGTTTTTTAATCAGCGTTGTTGTAGCCGGTGTTATACAGTTAATATTAGGATATCTTCGTGCGGGTGTGATCGGCGCTTTTTTTCCTTCCGCAGTTATTAAAGGAATGTTAGCAGCCATTGGTTTGATACTGATTATCAAACAATTACCCCATGCAGTGGGCTATGATAAACAATTTGAAGGCGCTGAAAGTTATATGGATGAAACCGCTACAGAAAGTTTTCAGGATATATTTGATGCGCTTGCATCAATTTCTCTCGGTGCGACTGTCATTACCCTGGGAGCATTATTGATTCTATTTATCTGGGATACCCGGTTTTTGAAGCGTTTTCGGCTGTTTCAATATATTCCCGCGCAATTAGTCGCAGTGCTATGGGGTATCGGCTTTAATGCTGCAACCTTAAAATGGTTTCCTGGTTTTGCAGTTTTTGATAAGCATTTGGTCTCTCTGCCCATAACAGAAAGCCTGTCTGACTTTATCGGTTTGTTTACCTTACCTGATTTCAGTTTTCTCAGTCAGCCTGATGTTTATACTATTGCGATCACTTTAGCGATTATTGGTAGCCTGGAGACCTTACTCAGTCTGGAAGCCGTTGATAAACTAGATCCGTTAAAACGTATTGCTCCGACTAATCGAGAATTGAAAGCTCAAGGTATTGGTAATATGCTCAGTGGATTAATTGGTGGTTTACCAATTACCGCTGTTATTGTGCGCAGTTCTGCAAATATTAATGCAGGCGGTAGAACACGAATTGCCAGTTTTGTACATGGGGTTTTTCTACTTTTGAGCATCCTGTTTATTACCCGAATTCTCAACATGATTCCTCTGGCCTGCCTGGCCGCCATTTTATTACAAACAGGGTATAAATTAGCCAAACCGCAGCTGTTCATAGCCGTGTTCAATCAGGGCTGGAATCAGTTTTTACCCTTTGTCATAACTGTCATCGCTATTTTAAGCACAGATTTATTGCAGGGCGTTGTCGTTGGTATTGTGATTGGTATGATTTTTGTTCTGAAATCAAATTATCACCAATCCATCACACTTCACCATGAAGAACAGCACTACACTTTAACCTTGCATAAAGATGTATCATTTTTAAATAAAGCTTTACTAAGAAAGCTATTAAATAAAGTTGAAGAAAATAGTGCCTTGATCATTGACGCATCTAAAGCCCAATTTATTGATCATGATATTCAGGAAACGCTAGAAGACTTTATTAAAGCTTCTGCAGATGACAATATTACAGTGGAAGTCTATGGTTTTTCAAAAAAACAGCTAGCAGCTCGATCTTAA
- the soxA gene encoding sulfur oxidation c-type cytochrome SoxA, whose amino-acid sequence MMISCRLNAAIAAMVFCLIFFSASTPASPTEDRQQIRAFYQQLFPQLTLDDYAQGVYAIDPDAKASWLAIEEFPPYELALEKGEALFKRPFANGSGYADCFANKGISIAQNYPYWDKQKQQIVTLASALNECRKNNQLSPLTYGKGEINYLLAYMAFTSRGQRINTRIPDDSPAALAAYQQGKAYFYQRRGQLNFSCASCHLDNAGKYIRSEILSPALGHTTHWPAYRLNTGEMGTLHRRFMVCNKLIRAPVDPAQSTALRQLEYYLSFMDFGLPLNGPSTRK is encoded by the coding sequence ATGATGATTTCTTGCCGATTGAATGCAGCCATTGCTGCCATGGTTTTTTGTTTAATTTTTTTTAGCGCCTCAACCCCGGCGAGCCCGACTGAAGACCGGCAACAAATTCGTGCCTTTTATCAACAACTTTTTCCGCAACTTACACTCGATGATTATGCGCAAGGTGTTTATGCCATAGACCCTGATGCCAAAGCATCCTGGCTGGCTATCGAAGAGTTCCCTCCTTACGAACTTGCTTTGGAAAAAGGCGAAGCATTATTCAAGCGACCTTTTGCAAATGGTTCAGGCTATGCTGATTGCTTCGCCAATAAAGGGATTTCTATTGCACAGAATTATCCCTATTGGGACAAGCAAAAACAACAAATCGTTACCCTGGCCAGTGCGCTTAACGAGTGCCGGAAAAACAACCAACTCTCTCCCCTGACCTATGGCAAAGGCGAGATAAACTATCTTTTAGCCTATATGGCCTTTACCTCTCGAGGCCAACGAATCAACACCCGGATTCCGGACGATTCCCCTGCAGCTCTCGCTGCCTATCAACAAGGTAAGGCTTATTTTTATCAGCGCCGTGGTCAGCTTAATTTTTCTTGTGCGAGTTGTCATTTAGACAATGCGGGTAAATATATACGTTCTGAAATACTCAGTCCTGCACTGGGGCATACCACTCACTGGCCTGCTTATCGCTTAAATACTGGAGAAATGGGTACTCTGCATCGCCGCTTTATGGTATGTAACAAGCTGATCCGTGCACCGGTAGACCCGGCACAAAGCACCGCTTTAAGGCAATTAGAATATTACTTAAGTTTTATGGACTTTGGATTGCCACTCAATGGACCCTCTACACGTAAATGA
- a CDS encoding alpha/beta hydrolase, with amino-acid sequence MLLLTNILGCMPRVYPAGASVTTAQLLDNVFVTSDGSLLPFKTWQLQTQKIKAVIIALHGFNDYSEFFEQAGSYFSQHQIISYAYDQRGFGQSSHRGLWAGIDTYIADLNSFIQLIKIRHPDIPIYLLGESMGGAVVISTMAQAYQFKVDGIILTAPAVWARQTMPWYQNVVLATMSHTVPWMTLTGESVEIMPSDNIEVLRALAQDPLVIKETRIETIYGLVNLMDQAFNSAECLSAKTFLLYGEKDQVIPKQATYLFLNNLKQAKPNHYTLAIYQNGYHMLLRDLQAAIVWQDIDVWIDSLSSPLPSGADIRAQQLLDNEEY; translated from the coding sequence ATGCTGCTGTTGACAAATATACTGGGATGTATGCCCAGAGTTTATCCAGCAGGCGCTTCAGTTACCACAGCGCAGCTATTAGATAATGTTTTTGTCACCAGCGACGGGAGCTTATTGCCATTTAAAACTTGGCAGCTTCAAACACAGAAAATAAAAGCGGTTATTATTGCCCTGCATGGTTTCAATGACTACAGCGAATTCTTTGAGCAAGCTGGAAGCTATTTTAGTCAACATCAAATAATATCTTATGCATATGATCAACGCGGCTTTGGTCAAAGTTCCCATCGCGGTTTATGGGCGGGTATTGATACTTACATAGCTGATTTAAATAGCTTTATACAGCTGATAAAAATCAGACACCCTGATATTCCCATTTATCTTTTAGGCGAAAGTATGGGCGGAGCTGTCGTCATCTCAACAATGGCACAAGCCTATCAATTCAAGGTGGATGGCATTATTTTAACGGCACCTGCTGTATGGGCAAGACAGACTATGCCCTGGTATCAAAATGTAGTCTTGGCAACGATGTCTCATACTGTCCCCTGGATGACCTTAACAGGTGAGAGCGTGGAAATAATGCCCTCTGATAATATTGAAGTATTAAGGGCATTAGCCCAGGACCCCTTGGTTATTAAAGAAACACGTATTGAAACTATTTATGGTCTGGTTAATTTAATGGATCAAGCATTTAACAGTGCCGAATGTCTCTCAGCAAAAACTTTTTTGCTTTATGGTGAAAAAGATCAGGTTATTCCCAAACAAGCCACCTATCTTTTCCTGAATAATTTAAAACAAGCAAAGCCCAATCACTATACCTTAGCTATTTATCAAAATGGCTACCACATGCTGTTACGTGACCTTCAGGCTGCTATAGTGTGGCAGGACATAGACGTATGGATTGATTCACTCTCAAGCCCACTGCCTTCAGGTGCTGATATCAGAGCACAACAGCTTCTTGATAATGAAGAATACTAA
- the recJ gene encoding single-stranded-DNA-specific exonuclease RecJ, producing MHYHGIHKKIVERPRMGRDAGVTETNPVLKRIYLARGIKSDNDLQRGLVQLPSPWLLTGMEEMVLYLIKSIEQQKKIVIVADFDADGATSCTVAMQGLQLLGAKNIDFIVPNRFEYGYGLTPEIVELVIEKQADVIVTVDNGISSLDGVDIARQAGIQVLITDHHLPGEKLPDADAIVNPNLPDDEFPSRALAGVGVMFYVLMAMRSRMREQDWFITRNISEPNLAQLLDLVALGTVADVVALDQVNRILVHQGLLRMRSGKGHVGIKALVEIAGRNLQSIGSSDLGFSIGPRLNAAGRMDDMSVGIQCLLADDVAVAKKLAMQMDELNSDRREVEGQMKHDAMSLLKEMKAFDEQHLTAGVCIYNADWHQGVIGILASRIKDRLNRPVIAFADADNGQIKGSARSILGVHIRDVLSDIAVAHPKVLKKFGGHAMAAGLSIQLHDYPVFMLAFDKAVARRLVDVDLDQKVYSDGELSDAEMTIGFCELLRNAGPWGQEFPEPLFHGVFDVMQSRIVGQQHLKLVLRQPANELLIDAIAFFVERAEYWLGIRQVKIAYKLDINEYNGQRSIQFIIDYIEKLA from the coding sequence ATGCACTATCACGGTATACATAAAAAAATTGTCGAACGTCCACGAATGGGAAGAGATGCTGGGGTAACTGAGACCAATCCAGTACTTAAACGTATTTATTTAGCACGTGGTATCAAGTCTGACAATGACTTACAACGAGGCTTGGTACAACTACCTTCTCCCTGGCTATTAACAGGCATGGAAGAGATGGTACTTTACTTGATTAAGTCTATTGAACAGCAAAAAAAAATAGTCATTGTGGCTGATTTCGATGCTGATGGCGCAACCAGTTGTACAGTTGCAATGCAAGGTTTACAGTTACTGGGTGCAAAAAATATCGATTTTATTGTGCCTAATCGTTTTGAATATGGTTATGGTTTAACACCTGAAATTGTAGAATTAGTCATAGAAAAGCAGGCTGATGTGATAGTCACAGTGGATAACGGTATCTCCAGTCTGGATGGCGTAGATATAGCAAGACAGGCAGGCATTCAGGTGTTAATTACCGACCATCACCTGCCCGGAGAGAAGTTACCTGATGCAGATGCTATTGTGAACCCTAATCTGCCTGATGATGAGTTTCCTAGCCGTGCTCTGGCAGGTGTGGGCGTGATGTTTTACGTTCTGATGGCCATGCGCAGTCGTATGCGTGAGCAGGACTGGTTTATAACACGTAATATAAGCGAACCTAATTTAGCGCAATTGCTGGATCTGGTTGCTTTGGGCACAGTGGCTGATGTTGTTGCCTTAGATCAGGTTAATCGTATTTTAGTGCATCAGGGTTTATTACGTATGCGATCGGGTAAAGGTCATGTGGGCATTAAGGCATTGGTGGAAATAGCGGGGCGAAATTTGCAGAGTATAGGCTCATCTGATTTGGGTTTTTCGATAGGCCCACGACTGAATGCGGCGGGTCGAATGGATGATATGAGCGTCGGTATTCAATGCTTATTAGCTGATGATGTCGCTGTTGCAAAAAAACTAGCAATGCAAATGGATGAATTGAATAGCGACAGGCGCGAAGTCGAAGGACAGATGAAGCACGATGCAATGAGCTTATTAAAGGAAATGAAAGCGTTTGATGAACAACATTTAACCGCAGGTGTGTGTATTTATAATGCAGACTGGCATCAAGGAGTGATTGGTATCCTGGCGTCACGCATAAAAGATAGGTTAAATCGCCCTGTCATCGCTTTTGCAGATGCTGATAATGGACAAATAAAAGGCTCTGCGCGTTCCATTCTGGGTGTGCATATTCGAGATGTACTCAGTGATATTGCAGTTGCGCACCCCAAAGTATTAAAGAAGTTTGGCGGTCATGCAATGGCGGCGGGTTTAAGTATACAGTTACATGATTATCCAGTCTTTATGTTAGCTTTTGATAAAGCCGTGGCGCGTCGTCTTGTTGATGTTGATTTAGACCAAAAGGTATACAGCGATGGTGAACTCAGTGACGCGGAGATGACGATTGGTTTTTGTGAATTGTTAAGAAATGCAGGTCCTTGGGGGCAGGAGTTTCCGGAACCTTTATTTCATGGTGTGTTTGATGTAATGCAATCAAGGATTGTAGGGCAACAGCATCTTAAATTAGTCTTGCGCCAGCCTGCCAATGAGTTATTAATTGATGCGATTGCCTTTTTTGTTGAACGTGCTGAATACTGGTTAGGTATACGTCAGGTTAAGATTGCTTATAAATTAGATATTAATGAATATAATGGCCAGCGCAGTATTCAGTTTATTATTGATTATATTGAAAAGCTGGCATAA
- a CDS encoding cation:dicarboxylate symporter family transporter, with protein sequence MIDKLLKIEHYNNNLSFTLSMVASLLFGIAFGLFVGDYAAKLQILGDIYIGLLQMTVLPYIVFSLIANIGRLSYLEARLLTRQGLLVLLALWLIGGLSVWAMSLTLPNIEQGSFFSSLLVANVPKIDFLQLFIPANPFQSLAENAVPAVVLFSMLFGAACIGYKDHKSILDNFSHVAKILLRVNSFVVILTPIGVFGIAASAAGTLSLGEFERIQAYVFMLIGSVLLVTLVVMPLLIASCTPFSYRQIARESRNVLLTVFIVGSVFVVIPLLIKMISRLFHSHVTTEHEQARIPDLVLPLAYPFPDMGKILSLVFIVFAAWFYDKPLEFLDYPVMLTIGLFLSFGKLITALPFLLNLYHIPEDVFNLFMTVGVICGRTADVAGAMHLMTFTILTTALMTGLFKIKWSVLIRNGLISLLLFFCVGLGIRIVLEQPTFNENQSPQILHMRLLNDRVPYTVSSLSQPNPITLKPGQHLIDRIRKTGIIRIGINEDSLPFSFYNVYGQMVGFDIELMLHLAEDLQVGIQFIPYENEYLLQQLDDDHFDIAVSGITPNLSLLAASRMLYSTSYLDVHLALVVPDHKRNKFSDRESILKLKNAQAFVRKESNFATRAHQLFPNLKVTELDSEAEFFNTKEFHDQIILTTAEGGSAWTLLYPDYVVVNPFANRQGAPLVIAVSDEDLILEHFLSTWIKIKQTDGTIDTLFAHWIQGETTKAREPRWSILNNVLGK encoded by the coding sequence ATGATTGACAAACTTCTAAAAATTGAACACTATAATAACAACCTTAGCTTTACCTTAAGCATGGTTGCCAGCTTATTATTCGGGATCGCTTTTGGCTTGTTTGTGGGTGACTATGCTGCAAAATTACAGATTCTCGGCGATATTTATATCGGTCTGCTACAAATGACCGTACTCCCTTATATTGTCTTCTCTTTAATTGCTAATATAGGTCGGCTCAGTTACCTCGAAGCTCGTTTACTTACCCGTCAAGGATTATTAGTGCTATTAGCACTATGGTTAATTGGTGGACTCAGCGTCTGGGCCATGTCTCTCACCTTGCCCAATATTGAACAAGGTTCTTTTTTCAGCTCATTATTAGTGGCAAATGTTCCAAAAATTGATTTTTTACAGCTCTTTATTCCGGCTAACCCTTTTCAATCATTAGCCGAGAATGCAGTACCAGCAGTAGTCTTATTCAGCATGCTTTTTGGTGCCGCCTGCATTGGCTATAAAGATCATAAATCCATTTTAGATAATTTCAGCCATGTTGCGAAAATACTATTACGGGTCAATAGTTTTGTCGTTATCCTAACCCCTATCGGTGTCTTTGGCATTGCAGCCAGTGCTGCCGGCACACTCAGTCTAGGTGAATTCGAGCGTATTCAAGCTTATGTATTTATGCTTATTGGCTCAGTATTATTAGTGACTCTTGTCGTTATGCCCTTGCTAATTGCCAGTTGCACACCATTCAGCTATCGGCAAATTGCCCGCGAATCGAGAAATGTTTTGTTGACAGTCTTTATCGTAGGAAGCGTGTTTGTGGTTATTCCTTTACTTATTAAGATGATTAGCCGTTTATTTCACTCTCATGTGACAACCGAGCATGAACAAGCACGCATACCCGACTTAGTGCTGCCGCTCGCCTATCCGTTTCCTGATATGGGTAAGATACTCAGTCTGGTGTTTATTGTTTTTGCCGCCTGGTTTTATGACAAACCACTGGAGTTTCTTGATTATCCAGTAATGCTGACTATTGGGCTATTTTTAAGCTTCGGCAAGTTAATTACCGCATTACCGTTTTTGCTCAATCTTTACCATATACCAGAGGATGTTTTTAATCTATTTATGACTGTTGGAGTCATTTGCGGTCGTACTGCTGATGTTGCCGGTGCGATGCATTTAATGACTTTTACCATCCTGACTACAGCGCTGATGACGGGCTTATTCAAAATAAAATGGTCAGTACTAATCCGCAATGGACTGATCAGTTTATTACTGTTTTTTTGCGTTGGACTGGGAATTCGCATAGTTCTTGAGCAGCCAACTTTCAATGAAAATCAGAGTCCGCAAATATTGCACATGCGGTTATTAAACGACCGAGTTCCCTATACTGTCTCCAGCCTATCACAACCTAACCCAATAACACTTAAACCGGGCCAACATTTAATAGATAGAATACGTAAAACAGGCATTATTCGCATTGGCATCAATGAAGACAGTTTACCTTTCTCTTTTTACAATGTATACGGGCAAATGGTTGGCTTTGATATAGAATTGATGTTACACCTTGCTGAGGACCTACAAGTCGGTATTCAATTCATTCCTTATGAAAATGAATATTTATTACAACAATTAGACGATGATCATTTCGACATAGCCGTTTCTGGCATTACTCCCAATCTCAGCTTACTCGCAGCATCACGCATGTTATATAGCACTAGCTACCTTGATGTGCATTTAGCCTTAGTTGTTCCTGATCATAAGCGTAATAAATTCAGCGATAGAGAGTCAATTCTTAAACTCAAAAATGCACAGGCTTTTGTACGCAAAGAAAGTAATTTTGCGACCCGAGCTCACCAACTATTTCCCAACCTCAAAGTGACTGAATTAGATTCCGAAGCAGAATTTTTTAACACTAAAGAATTTCACGATCAGATTATTCTCACAACCGCAGAAGGTGGCTCAGCCTGGACGCTACTCTATCCTGATTATGTGGTAGTCAATCCTTTTGCCAATCGCCAAGGCGCTCCTTTAGTGATTGCCGTCAGTGACGAAGATCTGATACTGGAACATTTTCTCAGTACCTGGATTAAAATCAAACAGACCGATGGTACGATTGATACTTTGTTTGCGCACTGGATTCAAGGGGAAACAACTAAAGCAAGAGAGCCCCGCTGGAGCATTTTAAATAATGTTTTAGGTAAATAG
- the soxZ gene encoding thiosulfate oxidation carrier complex protein SoxZ has translation MSSIKIRSKRLADYTLVRTLIAHPMETGKRKDDDTGELIPAHFIQTMNFSLNEQIMSQCQMGVGIAKNPFFSFHIKSAQAGDIVSISWTDNLGYSDTAKHIIQ, from the coding sequence ATGTCATCGATAAAAATACGTAGTAAACGTCTGGCTGACTATACCCTGGTGCGCACCCTGATTGCTCATCCAATGGAAACAGGAAAAAGAAAGGATGATGATACAGGCGAACTGATTCCTGCGCACTTTATTCAAACCATGAATTTTTCTCTTAATGAGCAAATCATGAGTCAATGCCAAATGGGCGTAGGTATCGCAAAAAACCCTTTTTTCTCTTTTCATATCAAATCTGCTCAGGCAGGCGATATAGTCAGCATTAGCTGGACGGATAATCTCGGCTATAGCGATACTGCCAAACATATTATTCAATGA
- the yaaA gene encoding peroxide stress protein YaaA, whose product MLMLISPAKSLDMQAEFPVLKPTQARLLKDSQQLIDQLQTLSPEEIKNLMGISEKLSDLNYQRFQDWVQSGSSAECPALFAFQGDVYQGLDAESLAIDEIEFAQQHLRILSGLYGLLRPLDLMQAYRLEMGTKLFNERGANLYAFWGDKISTLINADMPGEEARVLVNLASNEYFKAVKSQLIEGPIITPVFKDFKNGKYKIISFYAKKARGMMVNYAIKHKITRAEELKNFDSAGYQYANDLSDAKQWVFIREAV is encoded by the coding sequence ATGTTAATGCTTATATCCCCAGCTAAATCTTTGGATATGCAGGCAGAATTCCCCGTATTGAAGCCTACTCAAGCCAGGTTATTAAAAGATAGCCAGCAATTGATTGATCAATTACAAACATTGAGTCCTGAAGAAATAAAAAACCTGATGGGAATTAGCGAAAAATTATCTGATCTTAATTATCAGCGCTTTCAGGATTGGGTTCAATCTGGCTCTAGTGCCGAGTGTCCCGCTTTATTTGCCTTTCAGGGAGACGTATACCAGGGCTTAGACGCAGAGTCTCTGGCAATTGATGAAATCGAGTTTGCCCAGCAACATTTACGCATATTATCAGGGCTTTATGGTCTATTGCGTCCCTTAGATTTAATGCAGGCTTATCGTCTGGAAATGGGGACTAAACTGTTTAATGAGCGTGGTGCAAACTTATATGCTTTCTGGGGTGATAAAATATCTACATTAATCAATGCGGATATGCCAGGGGAAGAAGCCAGGGTACTGGTAAATCTAGCATCGAATGAATATTTCAAAGCGGTAAAATCGCAGTTAATAGAGGGGCCGATTATTACTCCCGTTTTTAAAGATTTTAAAAACGGGAAATATAAAATTATTAGTTTTTATGCCAAAAAAGCGCGGGGAATGATGGTCAATTATGCCATCAAGCATAAAATTACTCGGGCGGAGGAACTGAAAAATTTTGACAGTGCAGGGTATCAGTACGCAAATGATTTATCTGATGCAAAGCAATGGGTGTTTATTCGCGAAGCAGTGTAG
- the soxY gene encoding thiosulfate oxidation carrier protein SoxY gives MTMTRRNLIAKMLTLTGYTLTLAFSKTGLANWMANDFRRQTLDSTLSQLFPEQTLLETNKINLKLPRIAENGSVVPITITSTIDNADTIYIFSEKNPVPLIAKFSLNPALETFIGARFKMQETCDVIVVLRADKQYYQTRQKVKVTLGGCGG, from the coding sequence ATGACCATGACTCGCCGCAACTTAATAGCAAAGATGTTAACACTGACCGGCTATACTTTAACACTAGCATTTTCTAAAACAGGTTTAGCAAACTGGATGGCAAATGACTTTCGTCGGCAGACTCTTGATAGCACGCTTAGCCAGTTATTTCCAGAACAGACATTACTTGAAACGAATAAGATTAACTTGAAACTGCCGCGTATAGCAGAAAATGGCTCTGTTGTTCCTATTACGATCACCAGTACTATTGATAATGCCGATACTATTTATATCTTTTCTGAAAAAAATCCAGTACCCCTTATTGCAAAATTTAGCTTGAATCCAGCGTTAGAAACATTTATTGGCGCTCGTTTTAAAATGCAGGAAACCTGTGATGTGATAGTTGTCCTAAGAGCTGATAAGCAATATTACCAGACTCGACAAAAAGTGAAAGTTACATTGGGTGGTTGCGGAGGTTAA